In Motilibacter aurantiacus, one genomic interval encodes:
- a CDS encoding DUF6065 family protein, translated as MSQNDGTEATDPQASDRQQARAVPPNGLVGYYGGPAQVRPQVVPAARKRAWLDVGHARAGKHCLPLLLANEQGWEVLNPAGVTVEWNGEDSAGNVAITADAGPRGSIAHSAFGAGVVSFAIPVLFRTAPGWNLLVRGPANRPKDGISALEGLVETDWAVVTFTMNWKITRPHHPVRFEEGEPIALLVPQQRGALAALDPHWVPLDEDPFSRAGAERFHADRQAARQTNFLAEHGFAEPAPLSLKYFKGQFPDGAPAPEHETQLRLQAFREWEGAASDGGPGPLAGGY; from the coding sequence ATGTCCCAGAACGACGGCACAGAAGCGACCGACCCGCAGGCCTCGGACCGGCAGCAGGCGCGCGCCGTCCCGCCCAACGGGCTGGTCGGCTACTACGGCGGCCCCGCGCAGGTCCGGCCCCAGGTGGTCCCCGCTGCCCGCAAGCGGGCCTGGCTCGACGTCGGCCACGCCCGCGCGGGCAAGCACTGCCTGCCGTTGCTGCTGGCCAACGAGCAGGGCTGGGAGGTGCTCAACCCGGCCGGGGTCACGGTGGAGTGGAACGGCGAGGACTCCGCCGGCAACGTCGCCATCACCGCGGACGCAGGCCCCCGGGGCTCGATCGCGCACAGCGCCTTCGGCGCCGGGGTCGTCAGCTTCGCCATCCCGGTGCTCTTCCGGACGGCTCCGGGCTGGAACCTTCTCGTCCGTGGCCCGGCCAACCGGCCCAAGGACGGCATCAGCGCTCTGGAGGGGCTCGTCGAGACCGACTGGGCCGTGGTCACGTTCACGATGAACTGGAAGATCACGCGCCCGCACCACCCGGTGCGGTTCGAGGAGGGCGAGCCCATCGCCCTGCTCGTGCCGCAGCAGCGTGGCGCCCTCGCCGCGTTGGACCCCCACTGGGTGCCGTTGGACGAGGACCCGTTCTCGCGGGCCGGCGCAGAGCGCTTCCACGCCGACCGGCAGGCCGCGCGCCAGACCAACTTCCTCGCCGAGCACGGCTTCGCCGAGCCGGCCCCGCTGAGCCTCAAGTACTTCAAGGGGCAGTTCCCCGACGGCGCGCCCGCGCCCGAGCACGAGACCCAGTTGCGGCTGCAGGCGTTCCGCGAGTGGGAGGGCGCCGCATCCGACGGCGGGCCGGGCCCGCTGGCCGGCGGCTACTGA
- a CDS encoding glycosyltransferase produces the protein MAEAAVEQTGAAPPSRVPPLRALMGTGTAAASEPGTEPLVSVLIATRNPDPQLLELALAGVRAQTYPRWEVVLVDDGSDVPVTVPLDPRVTVLRVPEGRGVSAARNLAAYTSRGEVLAFLDDDDMWEPTKLERQVAALADEDVVLADTVCDIVDQDGALRGPGYPDWWRDRYELLQGCGIITSSVCVPRWAFFLAGGFDAALAVAEDWDLFLRLSELGRIARVEPVLTHYRVVGDPGRRYRDTAAVAFAMLEKQRVRARAQRDDAAIAAIAQGHARLRRLFAEQAFSMARTTLPEDWAGAAAHLARSIRLSPWPVLKDAAHFRPLRSSLRQTRRAKQASRAGTEGLG, from the coding sequence GTGGCGGAGGCAGCAGTGGAGCAGACGGGCGCGGCACCCCCTTCGCGCGTCCCGCCGCTGCGCGCGCTCATGGGCACCGGCACGGCGGCCGCGTCCGAGCCGGGCACGGAGCCGCTGGTCAGCGTCCTCATCGCCACCCGCAACCCCGACCCGCAGCTGCTGGAGCTGGCGCTGGCCGGGGTGCGCGCGCAGACGTACCCGCGGTGGGAGGTCGTGCTCGTCGACGACGGCTCCGACGTCCCGGTGACCGTGCCGCTCGACCCCCGCGTCACGGTCCTGCGGGTTCCGGAGGGGCGCGGGGTCTCGGCCGCCCGCAACCTCGCGGCCTACACCTCGCGCGGGGAGGTCCTCGCCTTCCTCGACGACGACGACATGTGGGAGCCGACCAAGCTCGAGCGGCAGGTGGCCGCCCTCGCCGACGAGGACGTGGTCCTCGCCGACACCGTCTGCGACATCGTCGACCAGGACGGGGCACTGCGCGGGCCGGGCTATCCGGACTGGTGGCGCGACCGTTACGAGCTGCTGCAGGGCTGCGGGATCATCACGAGCTCGGTCTGCGTGCCGCGGTGGGCCTTCTTCCTCGCCGGCGGCTTCGACGCGGCCCTCGCGGTGGCCGAGGACTGGGACCTGTTCCTGCGGCTCTCCGAGCTCGGCCGGATCGCCCGCGTGGAACCGGTCCTGACGCACTACCGCGTCGTCGGCGACCCCGGGCGGCGCTACCGCGACACCGCCGCGGTCGCCTTCGCCATGCTGGAGAAGCAGCGGGTCCGGGCCCGCGCGCAGCGCGACGACGCGGCCATCGCCGCGATCGCGCAGGGCCACGCCCGGTTGCGCCGGCTGTTCGCCGAGCAGGCGTTCTCCATGGCGCGCACGACGCTGCCGGAGGACTGGGCGGGCGCCGCGGCCCACCTCGCCCGGTCGATCCGGCTCTCCCCCTGGCCGGTCCTGAAGGACGCCGCGCACTTCCGGCCGCTGCGGTCATCCCTGCGCCAGACACGGCGGGCCAAGCAGGCGTCGCGGGCGGGCACGGAGGGCCTCGGTTGA
- a CDS encoding glycosyltransferase family 4 protein yields the protein MARLWFLSSMEGSPWGASEELWSSAALLALADGHEVTVCMRRWEQVPPRLSELERAGAVLRWRTPLPLKLPFEVPLVQRFRDAKLPPLRLEERPADVVCWSHGALPDVTWQAWAQRLGSRVRAAGVPYVTVSHGFDGAPPASEGQRQLGLAHFAGAARALFLGPASIELAERWLAARLPGAGVFRNAVTLVDAPPLPAEPAVRMACVGRLVAWQKGQDLLLDALGRAKGLPDTWELSFYGEGPDRAYLEQLTAMYGLAGKVRFRGHESDLARIWAESELLVLPSRIEGLSLAALEAMSAGRPVLATAVGEMRTWVTERTGFVAAPDADSLAGALEQAAAARRDWGALGAEAREAARSRYAAGDPARELLDTMLSVSRA from the coding sequence ATGGCTCGTCTGTGGTTTCTCAGCTCGATGGAGGGCTCACCGTGGGGTGCCAGCGAGGAGCTGTGGTCGTCGGCCGCGCTGCTGGCCCTCGCCGACGGGCACGAGGTCACGGTCTGCATGCGGCGCTGGGAGCAGGTGCCGCCCCGGCTCAGCGAGCTGGAGCGGGCGGGCGCGGTGCTGCGCTGGCGGACGCCGTTGCCGCTCAAGCTGCCGTTCGAGGTGCCGCTCGTGCAGCGGTTCCGCGATGCGAAGCTCCCCCCGCTCCGGCTCGAGGAGCGCCCGGCCGACGTGGTCTGCTGGTCCCACGGCGCCCTGCCCGACGTCACCTGGCAGGCCTGGGCCCAGCGGCTGGGCTCCCGCGTGCGCGCGGCGGGGGTCCCGTACGTCACGGTCAGCCACGGCTTCGACGGTGCCCCTCCCGCGTCCGAGGGCCAGCGGCAGCTGGGGCTCGCGCACTTCGCCGGCGCCGCGCGCGCGCTCTTCCTCGGCCCGGCCTCGATCGAGCTGGCCGAGCGGTGGCTCGCTGCCCGGCTGCCCGGCGCCGGGGTCTTCCGCAACGCCGTCACCCTCGTCGACGCGCCGCCCCTGCCGGCCGAGCCGGCCGTCCGCATGGCCTGCGTGGGCCGCCTCGTCGCCTGGCAGAAGGGGCAGGACCTGCTGCTCGACGCGCTCGGCCGGGCGAAGGGGCTGCCCGACACCTGGGAGCTGTCCTTCTACGGCGAAGGCCCGGACCGCGCCTACCTCGAGCAGCTGACGGCGATGTACGGCCTGGCCGGCAAGGTGCGCTTCCGTGGGCACGAGAGCGACCTGGCCAGGATCTGGGCGGAGTCCGAGCTGCTCGTCCTGCCCTCGCGCATCGAGGGCCTGTCCCTCGCGGCCCTGGAGGCCATGAGCGCCGGCCGGCCGGTGCTCGCGACCGCGGTGGGCGAGATGCGGACCTGGGTGACCGAGCGGACCGGGTTCGTCGCCGCGCCGGACGCCGACAGCCTGGCCGGCGCGCTGGAGCAGGCCGCCGCGGCGCGCCGGGACTGGGGCGCGCTCGGGGCCGAGGCACGCGAGGCGGCCCGCTCCCGCTATGCCGCGGGCGACCCGGCGCGCGAGCTGCTGGACACGATGCTCTCGGTGTCCCGGGCCTAG
- a CDS encoding lasso peptide biosynthesis B2 protein — translation MRKGRAVAHRGREVLTVLVLAARVERDVRRLPLPALAARYGLRLAAEPPGEPPDTLLPRWAGDRVRTVWQVMRVWPSARERLCLRRSLVLGARLRELEPDLVVGIDPDSVAAGQQLAAHAWVVVGGHSLDSTARRYVPLQAGS, via the coding sequence GTGCGCAAGGGGCGGGCAGTCGCCCACCGCGGGCGAGAGGTGCTGACGGTGCTGGTGCTGGCGGCACGTGTCGAGCGGGACGTGCGGCGGCTCCCGCTGCCCGCGCTCGCGGCGCGCTACGGGCTGCGGCTGGCTGCCGAGCCTCCCGGCGAGCCGCCGGACACGCTGCTCCCGCGGTGGGCGGGGGACCGCGTACGCACCGTCTGGCAGGTCATGAGGGTCTGGCCGAGCGCCCGGGAGCGGCTCTGCCTGCGGCGCAGCCTGGTGCTCGGGGCCCGGCTTCGCGAGCTCGAGCCCGACCTGGTCGTCGGCATCGACCCCGACAGCGTGGCGGCGGGTCAACAGCTGGCCGCGCACGCGTGGGTGGTCGTGGGCGGGCACTCGCTCGACAGCACGGCCCGGCGCTACGTCCCGTTGCAGGCGGGGAGTTGA
- a CDS encoding glycosyltransferase family 2 protein, with the protein MSSGTPAVSVIVCTRNRLDTLRRSLPVLLGSAAQAPFEAEVLVVDNASTDGTHDWLRERATTVSGLVPVHTPLIGASRARNLGCIAARAAVLLFTDDDVFVPGEWVERMAEPLLEGAADAVASPIVLGEEYAAPWLTPYFRQRLAESALGDRPSPPLVGAGMGVRRELLRSAQWDPDLGPGCPPVLNGEDVLFEQMIKHAGARVVRAEGAPAVHRPDPSRLDRASWLAMAESHGWSDAYIAHHWLGTRVRALPLRAAVNAARLAAYRRRGQVAQPIGEAEFELVRAAAMSRALWAMRHDRPKYVRSQALPGPAPVG; encoded by the coding sequence TTGAGCTCGGGCACCCCGGCCGTCAGCGTCATCGTCTGCACCCGCAACCGCCTGGACACCTTGCGCCGGAGCCTGCCGGTGCTGCTGGGGTCGGCCGCACAGGCACCGTTCGAGGCCGAGGTGCTCGTCGTGGACAACGCGAGCACCGACGGCACCCACGACTGGCTGCGCGAGCGGGCGACGACGGTCAGCGGCCTCGTCCCCGTCCACACCCCGCTCATCGGGGCCAGCCGCGCGCGCAACCTCGGGTGCATCGCCGCCCGGGCCGCCGTCCTGCTCTTCACCGACGACGACGTCTTCGTCCCCGGCGAGTGGGTCGAGCGCATGGCCGAGCCACTGCTCGAGGGGGCCGCGGACGCCGTCGCGTCGCCGATCGTGCTCGGCGAGGAGTACGCCGCCCCCTGGCTGACCCCCTACTTCCGCCAGCGGCTCGCCGAGTCCGCGCTGGGCGACCGCCCTTCCCCACCGCTCGTCGGCGCCGGCATGGGCGTACGCCGCGAGCTGCTGCGCTCGGCGCAGTGGGACCCCGATCTCGGGCCGGGGTGCCCGCCCGTGCTCAACGGCGAGGACGTGCTCTTCGAGCAGATGATCAAGCACGCCGGGGCGCGGGTCGTCCGAGCCGAGGGGGCGCCGGCGGTGCACCGGCCCGACCCCTCCCGGCTCGACCGGGCGTCCTGGCTGGCCATGGCCGAGTCGCACGGGTGGTCCGACGCCTACATCGCGCACCACTGGCTCGGCACCCGCGTCCGCGCCCTGCCGTTGCGGGCCGCTGTCAACGCCGCCCGGCTCGCCGCGTACCGCCGGCGCGGGCAGGTCGCGCAACCGATCGGTGAGGCGGAGTTCGAGCTCGTGCGGGCGGCCGCGATGTCACGGGCGCTGTGGGCCATGCGTCACGACCGGCCCAAGTACGTCCGCAGCCAGGCCCTGCCGGGGCCGGCGCCCGTCGGCTAG
- a CDS encoding lipopolysaccharide biosynthesis protein → MSQEPRHATALLRGSLVTMLATVITVPVSIVSTLLLARWLGPAEFGSFAIFTLILALVPSLLDLGVTDALQRKSALAVGAEDAPLLARYVAMLQGWGLAKGAITVAIGFVVLPPGPATLFAGSVLITALVTGVSTALSVSLRLYSLVLTRFVGTVVGVAAALVVASENPSADWVFATQTLATAVPTLLLLVAGRRGAFPGTYLRPAVPRLSRKDVTFSLTAWFNTQIADLVGQRTELLFFTPEQKVERGAFALGLSATSRVTIAIDALYAPLSTGLAIRRGQSLEALRRATAAGFRLTTALILSFSPVLLAVSVFVALPVSGSEYRGEEIGFGLLTLGALLGSALHPLYSYYYATRTTLPTTVGSVLGLVLNVGLSFALIPAFGFPGAIIAKLAGSLALLLTLVAFGRRDAGVRAMLNRHLTWVSLALVAAAVPAWLVLTLVDGTYARMAVSGVAALVVTAALLRWSPVLFAADVTRLVDALPGRVRPLARRGATWMPLTGEAGRTAGEIDSPAGSLR, encoded by the coding sequence GTGAGCCAGGAGCCAAGACACGCGACGGCGCTGCTGCGGGGGTCGCTGGTCACCATGCTCGCGACCGTGATCACGGTGCCGGTCAGCATCGTGAGCACGCTGCTCCTCGCGCGCTGGCTGGGCCCGGCGGAGTTCGGCTCCTTCGCCATCTTCACCCTCATCCTGGCCCTCGTCCCGAGCCTGCTGGACCTCGGCGTGACCGACGCGCTGCAGCGCAAGTCCGCACTGGCCGTCGGGGCCGAGGACGCCCCGCTGCTCGCCCGCTACGTCGCGATGCTGCAGGGCTGGGGCCTGGCCAAGGGCGCGATCACGGTCGCGATCGGCTTCGTCGTGCTCCCGCCCGGGCCGGCGACGCTGTTCGCCGGCAGCGTTCTGATCACCGCCCTGGTGACCGGTGTCTCCACCGCCCTGAGCGTCAGCCTGCGGCTCTACTCCCTGGTGCTGACGCGCTTCGTGGGCACCGTGGTCGGGGTGGCCGCCGCGCTCGTCGTCGCCTCGGAGAACCCGTCGGCGGACTGGGTCTTCGCCACCCAGACGCTGGCGACCGCGGTCCCGACCCTGCTGCTGCTCGTCGCCGGGCGTCGAGGCGCGTTCCCCGGTACCTACCTGCGGCCCGCGGTACCCCGGCTGAGCAGGAAGGACGTCACCTTCTCGCTGACCGCCTGGTTCAACACCCAGATCGCCGACCTGGTCGGGCAGCGCACCGAGCTGCTCTTCTTCACCCCGGAGCAGAAGGTGGAGCGCGGCGCCTTCGCCCTGGGCCTGAGCGCCACCTCGCGGGTGACGATCGCCATCGACGCGCTCTACGCGCCCCTGAGCACCGGACTCGCCATCCGGCGCGGCCAGTCCCTCGAGGCGCTGCGGCGGGCCACCGCGGCCGGGTTCCGGCTCACCACCGCCCTCATCCTGAGCTTCTCCCCCGTGCTGCTCGCCGTCTCCGTGTTCGTCGCGCTCCCGGTGTCCGGCAGCGAGTACCGCGGCGAGGAGATCGGCTTCGGCCTGCTCACCCTCGGGGCGCTGCTCGGCAGCGCGCTGCACCCGCTCTACTCGTACTACTACGCGACGCGGACGACGCTCCCGACGACGGTCGGCTCGGTGCTGGGACTCGTGCTGAACGTCGGGCTGTCCTTCGCGCTGATCCCGGCCTTCGGCTTCCCCGGGGCGATCATCGCCAAGCTCGCGGGCAGCCTGGCCCTCCTGCTGACGCTCGTCGCCTTCGGGCGGCGCGACGCGGGCGTCCGGGCCATGCTCAACCGCCACCTGACCTGGGTCTCGCTCGCGCTCGTGGCCGCCGCGGTGCCGGCCTGGCTGGTGCTCACCCTCGTCGACGGGACGTACGCGCGCATGGCCGTGAGCGGCGTCGCCGCCCTCGTCGTGACCGCAGCGCTGCTGCGCTGGTCGCCGGTGCTGTTCGCGGCCGACGTCACGCGCCTCGTCGACGCGCTTCCCGGGCGCGTGCGGCCGCTCGCCCGTCGCGGCGCCACCTGGATGCCGCTGACGGGCGAGGCGGGCCGGACCGCAGGGGAGATCGACTCACCGGCGGGCTCGCTCCGTTAG
- a CDS encoding glycosyltransferase has product MTARERVLVVVPTRGERLDYLAACLRSVTSQSGVDVRCVVVSSPSDAVQELGSRLGASVVPESGRGISAAINQGWQRFGDEADYWAWLGDDDLLAPGSLSATTAALRSAPRASMAYGPCAFVDAEDSALFVATPGRIGAHLLGVGPNLVPQPGSLQRAAAVRRVGYLDETLKYAMDLDLFLRLRTAGPLRYVPRTLAAFRWHEGSTTVAAFEASGREAADVRRRNARNLFAHRLASRAVRSPANRYQEWQKRPSTLRVASWGA; this is encoded by the coding sequence GTGACCGCTCGGGAGCGCGTGCTGGTCGTCGTCCCCACCCGCGGGGAGCGGCTGGACTACCTGGCCGCCTGCCTGCGCTCGGTCACCAGCCAGTCCGGGGTGGACGTCCGGTGCGTGGTGGTGTCGAGCCCATCCGACGCCGTGCAGGAGCTGGGCAGCCGGCTCGGGGCCAGCGTCGTGCCGGAGTCCGGGCGCGGGATCTCGGCCGCCATCAACCAGGGCTGGCAGCGGTTCGGCGACGAGGCCGACTACTGGGCCTGGCTCGGCGACGACGACCTGCTCGCCCCAGGCAGCCTGAGCGCGACCACCGCGGCGCTGCGGTCGGCGCCACGGGCCTCCATGGCGTACGGCCCGTGCGCGTTCGTGGACGCCGAGGACTCGGCGCTGTTCGTCGCCACCCCCGGCCGGATCGGCGCCCACCTGTTGGGCGTGGGGCCGAACCTCGTGCCGCAGCCGGGGTCGCTGCAGCGCGCCGCCGCCGTGCGCAGGGTCGGCTACCTCGACGAGACGCTGAAGTACGCGATGGACCTCGACCTGTTCCTGCGCCTGCGCACGGCCGGGCCGCTGCGCTACGTGCCCCGGACGTTGGCCGCCTTCCGCTGGCACGAGGGGTCGACCACGGTGGCAGCCTTCGAGGCGTCCGGCCGCGAAGCCGCCGACGTCCGCCGGCGCAATGCGCGCAACCTCTTCGCCCACCGGCTCGCGAGCCGCGCGGTGCGGTCGCCGGCCAACCGCTACCAGGAGTGGCAGAAGCGGCCGTCCACCCTGCGCGTCGCGTCCTGGGGCGCCTAG
- a CDS encoding lasso RiPP family leader peptide-containing protein yields MKDYVVPRLTVVGSLEELTARSNAGTSSDMPLAWRGTTFTAFS; encoded by the coding sequence ATGAAGGACTACGTCGTTCCCCGGCTCACCGTCGTGGGGTCGCTCGAGGAGCTCACCGCGCGCTCGAACGCCGGGACGAGCAGCGACATGCCGCTCGCGTGGCGAGGCACGACGTTCACCGCCTTTTCCTGA
- a CDS encoding asparagine synthase-related protein — protein MTHAQELGTVVPQSWEDVALRRALAPDGFYRMTPFEVAAGWIPGFDELTPWPVEVDPGPAREAFERAVLRALLRPPCVIAFSGGRDSSAILAVAVHVADREGLPRPIAATHDFTGRGNADETRWQELLIKDLGITDWVRIPDTGSFDVLGERALNVLRTHGLVWPPLGHSHAPLWELARGGSFMTGEGGDEVMMERRVSVFTGTWQRRPRPSRRLLTAMLDNGAPRPVRRVRTRRFVESHDQHPWMLPGPREEYYRQLTTDRLNEPFRWSDSVRRAPARRAVLRYLSNVNKVAGALDVECHYPFLDRAFCEAWARECGTWGFATRRESTDKLFGDVLHAEVVARRGKAAFNEVAVDELSRDFARAWSGAGADPDLVDVEVLRRIWLEPDAYASTMSMLHAAWLAENGLPQVPEQPQP, from the coding sequence ATGACGCACGCGCAGGAGCTGGGCACGGTCGTGCCGCAGTCGTGGGAGGACGTCGCTCTTCGCCGTGCTCTTGCCCCGGACGGCTTCTACCGGATGACCCCTTTCGAGGTGGCCGCCGGCTGGATCCCCGGGTTCGACGAGCTCACCCCTTGGCCGGTGGAGGTCGACCCCGGCCCGGCCCGGGAGGCGTTCGAGCGGGCGGTGCTGCGCGCGCTGCTGCGCCCGCCGTGTGTCATCGCCTTCTCCGGAGGCCGGGACTCCAGCGCCATCCTCGCCGTCGCGGTCCACGTCGCCGACCGGGAGGGGCTGCCGCGCCCCATCGCCGCCACCCACGACTTCACCGGCCGGGGCAACGCGGACGAGACGCGCTGGCAGGAGCTGCTCATCAAGGACCTGGGCATCACCGACTGGGTGCGCATCCCCGACACCGGCAGCTTCGACGTGCTGGGTGAGCGTGCGCTCAACGTGTTACGGACGCACGGCCTGGTGTGGCCGCCGCTCGGACACAGCCACGCCCCCCTGTGGGAGCTCGCCCGCGGCGGCAGCTTCATGACCGGGGAGGGCGGCGACGAGGTGATGATGGAGCGCCGAGTCAGCGTCTTCACCGGCACCTGGCAGCGCCGGCCACGGCCGTCCCGCCGGCTGCTCACGGCGATGCTCGACAACGGGGCTCCGCGCCCGGTGCGCCGCGTGCGGACCCGCCGGTTCGTCGAGTCGCACGACCAGCACCCGTGGATGCTGCCCGGCCCCCGCGAGGAGTACTACCGCCAGCTCACCACCGACCGGCTGAACGAGCCGTTCCGGTGGTCGGACTCGGTCCGCCGGGCCCCGGCCCGCCGTGCGGTGCTGCGCTACCTGTCGAACGTCAACAAGGTCGCGGGCGCCCTAGACGTCGAGTGTCACTACCCCTTCCTCGACCGCGCGTTCTGCGAGGCTTGGGCCCGCGAATGCGGTACCTGGGGCTTCGCGACCCGGCGCGAGTCGACCGACAAGCTCTTCGGGGACGTCCTGCACGCCGAGGTCGTGGCGCGGCGCGGCAAGGCGGCGTTCAACGAGGTCGCGGTCGACGAGCTGTCCCGCGACTTCGCCCGGGCCTGGTCGGGTGCGGGCGCCGACCCCGACCTCGTCGACGTCGAGGTCCTGCGCCGCATCTGGCTGGAGCCCGACGCCTACGCCTCGACGATGTCGATGCTGCACGCGGCGTGGCTGGCCGAGAACGGCCTGCCCCAGGTCCCGGAGCAACCGCAGCCGTGA
- a CDS encoding ABC transporter ATP-binding protein yields MSHFRHLADERASAAGRKRAPEPLAPSGATGAAAGVGGQVGAQARPPDGVSPDGVSPDGRTAGSTAPDGSVAAAEPDSSFDLFSFFLETSQRRRDVRALPRLLGRALRLVHRADRSGFWWAAAFQVLGAVASVALVGVGGLLLDVLQTPDADAVPAARLTVLVGVLALVTAASSAVTSLQAQQQRLLGERVAQTAWGGVLDVTGRARLETYESSGFYDQLQRVQANAIMRPVTVTTAVFGLLGGGLTTIAMVAAVAVLAPALLPLLLLGGVPAILMSRRASRSEFAFAVAQAPLLRRRDYLREVLTRREPAKEVRAFGAARVLRGRYDAMSSLFVTALAAQVRRRQLQTVVTVLGSALALGLSLGLLVALVATERISLAQAGAAMLAVRVLSSRLDGVFASLGSLFESAVFLEDLDRFLALGDRLAPLGGSGTPAPHEQALRVEGVGYTYPGSPTPVLHDIELEIRPGEIVALVGENGSGKTTLAKIIAGLYTPRSGRVTWDGKDAAELGDDVTRATAVIFQDFERYQLTARENIGIGAPESLDDDEAAQAAARRARAHEFLSTLPDGYDTILSREYKGGRDLSLGQWQRVALARAFRRDAPLVILDEPTASLDPRAEHDLFADIRGLLRGRSALLVSHRYSSVRNADRIYVMRKGRIAEHGTHDELLAQHGLYAELYDLQSRTYL; encoded by the coding sequence GTGAGCCACTTCCGGCACCTGGCCGACGAGCGCGCGAGCGCCGCGGGCCGGAAGCGCGCGCCCGAGCCCCTCGCGCCCTCCGGCGCGACGGGCGCCGCGGCCGGGGTGGGCGGACAGGTGGGCGCGCAGGCGCGCCCGCCCGACGGTGTGTCGCCCGACGGTGTGTCCCCCGACGGCAGGACCGCGGGCAGCACGGCGCCCGACGGCTCGGTGGCCGCCGCGGAGCCGGACTCGTCGTTCGACCTGTTCTCCTTCTTCCTGGAGACCTCCCAGCGCCGCCGCGACGTACGCGCCCTCCCCCGCCTGCTCGGCCGGGCGCTGCGGCTCGTGCACCGCGCCGACCGCAGCGGGTTCTGGTGGGCCGCCGCGTTCCAGGTCCTCGGCGCGGTGGCGAGCGTCGCGCTGGTCGGCGTCGGCGGGCTCCTGCTCGACGTGCTGCAGACCCCGGACGCCGACGCGGTTCCGGCCGCCCGGCTGACCGTCCTCGTGGGCGTCCTCGCCCTCGTCACCGCCGCCTCGTCCGCCGTGACCAGCCTGCAGGCCCAGCAGCAGCGCCTGCTCGGCGAGCGGGTCGCGCAGACGGCGTGGGGCGGCGTGCTCGACGTCACCGGGCGGGCGCGGCTCGAGACGTACGAGTCCTCCGGCTTCTACGACCAGCTCCAGCGTGTGCAGGCCAACGCGATCATGCGGCCGGTCACGGTCACGACGGCGGTCTTCGGGCTGCTCGGCGGAGGGTTGACGACCATCGCCATGGTCGCCGCGGTCGCGGTCCTCGCCCCGGCGCTGCTGCCCCTGCTGCTGCTCGGCGGGGTGCCGGCGATCCTCATGTCCCGGCGGGCGAGCCGGTCGGAGTTCGCCTTCGCGGTGGCCCAGGCGCCGCTGCTGCGCCGCCGGGACTACCTGCGCGAGGTGCTCACCCGCCGCGAGCCGGCCAAGGAGGTGCGCGCCTTCGGGGCGGCCCGCGTGCTGCGCGGCCGCTACGACGCCATGTCCTCGCTGTTCGTGACCGCGCTCGCGGCGCAGGTACGCCGCCGCCAGCTGCAGACGGTGGTGACGGTCCTCGGCAGCGCCCTCGCGCTCGGGCTGTCGCTGGGCCTGCTCGTGGCGCTGGTCGCGACCGAGCGGATCTCGCTGGCCCAGGCCGGTGCCGCGATGCTCGCGGTGCGCGTGCTGAGCTCCCGGCTCGACGGGGTCTTCGCCTCCCTCGGGTCGCTGTTCGAGTCGGCGGTGTTCCTCGAGGACCTCGACCGCTTCCTCGCTCTCGGCGACCGGCTGGCCCCGCTGGGAGGAAGCGGCACCCCCGCCCCGCACGAGCAGGCCCTGCGCGTCGAAGGGGTCGGCTACACGTACCCCGGGAGCCCGACGCCGGTGCTGCACGACATCGAGCTGGAGATCCGTCCCGGCGAGATCGTGGCCCTCGTCGGGGAGAACGGCTCGGGCAAGACGACCCTCGCGAAGATCATCGCCGGCCTCTACACGCCGCGCTCGGGCCGGGTGACCTGGGACGGCAAGGACGCGGCCGAGCTCGGTGACGACGTCACCCGTGCGACCGCGGTCATCTTCCAGGACTTCGAGCGCTACCAGCTGACCGCGCGCGAGAACATCGGCATCGGCGCGCCGGAGAGCCTCGACGACGACGAGGCCGCCCAGGCCGCGGCCCGGCGGGCGCGGGCCCACGAGTTCCTCTCGACGCTGCCGGACGGCTACGACACCATCCTCAGCCGCGAGTACAAGGGCGGGCGCGACCTCTCGCTCGGCCAGTGGCAGCGCGTCGCGCTCGCCCGGGCGTTCCGCCGCGACGCCCCGCTGGTCATCCTCGACGAGCCGACCGCATCGCTGGACCCGCGGGCCGAGCACGACCTGTTCGCCGACATCCGAGGGCTGCTGCGCGGCCGCTCGGCGCTGCTGGTGTCCCACCGCTACTCCAGCGTGCGCAACGCCGACCGCATCTACGTCATGCGCAAGGGGCGGATCGCCGAGCACGGCACCCACGACGAGCTGCTGGCCCAGCACGGGCTCTACGCCGAGCTCTACGACCTGCAGTCGCGCACCTACCTCTGA
- a CDS encoding MmpS family transport accessory protein, protein MIGYEVTGSGTVDIEYALDAAGTIVQVQAAAPWSRTLTLRGASALALVRARGTTGGSVSCRLTVDGVEVASDTAAAQQTASCAASG, encoded by the coding sequence GTGATCGGCTACGAGGTCACCGGCAGCGGCACCGTGGACATCGAGTACGCGCTCGACGCGGCCGGCACGATCGTCCAGGTCCAGGCCGCCGCACCGTGGTCTCGGACGCTGACCCTGCGCGGGGCGTCGGCCCTGGCTCTGGTACGGGCGCGCGGCACGACGGGGGGCAGCGTCTCCTGCCGGCTGACGGTCGACGGAGTCGAGGTCGCCTCCGACACCGCCGCGGCGCAACAGACGGCGTCCTGTGCGGCGAGCGGCTGA